A stretch of Gambusia affinis linkage group LG10, SWU_Gaff_1.0, whole genome shotgun sequence DNA encodes these proteins:
- the LOC122838507 gene encoding 40S ribosomal protein S27-like encodes MSLAKDLLYPSLADEKRKHKKKRLVQNPNSYFMDVKCIGCYRIFTIFSHAHTVVACPGCSVILCRPRGGKCRLTAGCAFRKKCS; translated from the exons ATGTCT CTGGCAAAGGACTTGCTGTACCCCAGTCTTGCAGATGAGAAGAGGAAACACAAGAAGAAGAGGCTGGTGCAGAACCCCAACTCCTACTTCATGGATGTCAAATGCATAG GGTGCTACAGGATCTTCACCATCTTCAGCCATGCCCACACAGTGGTGGCCTGCCCCGGCTGCTCTGTGATCCTCTGCAGGCCACGAGGGGGGAAGTGCAGACTGACAGCAG GCTGTGCCTTCAGGAAGAAATGTTCCTGA